Below is a window of Aminivibrio sp. DNA.
ATTGCCGTAAAAAAAGCTTCCCAAATCTACTGTCGATTTAGTATAATGCATTGTGTTTGGGTTGTGGCAGGATAAGAGGTGATAGAATGACCGACAACACAGACCGCCGTTTTTCCGGTCGTCTTGCCCGCCTGCATGAGGAGCTGGATAAAATCGGCGCTGATGGGCTGATGGTCTTCAGCAGCGAACTGGACAATCGGCCGGGCATACAGTACTTTTCGGGATTTACCGGCTCCTTTGCCGTGCTTGTGCTCGGCCGGAACGGCGGCAGGCTCGTCACCGACTCCCGGTACTTCCTCCAGGCGGAGGAGGAGTCCTTCTTTCCCCTTGTGAGGATGGAGGACCGGGATCCCTGGCCGGCCGTGGGGCAGGCCCTCCGGGAGCTCGATGTCAAAATTCTCGCCGTGGAGGACGACAGGCTGACCCTGGAGCGGGGCCGTGCCCTTGGCAAGATCGCCTCTTCCGTGGTGGGGACGTCCGGGCTGGTCCGGAGGATCAGGGCGGTGAAGGACGAGGATGAGCTGGCCGTATTGCGTCGTTCCGCCCGGATAGCCGCCGAAGCCTTCGAGGCGTTTCTTCCGGCCGTTCGTCCGGGGCGCACCGAGGCGGAGATCGCCGCCGACCTGGTGCACGAAATACGCAAACGGGGAGCCCAGCAGATGGCCAAGGGACATTTCGTGACGGCTTCGGGTCCCCGGGGGGCCAGGCCGCACGGGGTGTTTTCCGGCAGGGTGCTCGAACGGGGCGACTTCATCACCATGGACTTCGGCGCCCTTCTCGACGGCTATGTCTCCGACATAACCCGCACCGTGGGCCTCGGTGAACCGGACCCGAAACTGGTGGAGATCTACCATATCGTAGAGGAGGCCCGGAAACGGGCCGTGGCGGCGGTATCGTCCTCAACGACGGGGCGGGACGTGGACAGGGCAGCCAGGGATTACATCGCCTCGAAGGGCTGGGGAGACCATTTCACCCACTCCACGGGGCACGGCATCGGCTTGGAACTTCATGAGCTGCCCGTGGTGAACCGGCTGAACGAAGAGAAGCTTCCCGCCGGGGCCGTGGTGACCATCGAACCCGGCATCTATGTCGAGGGCCTTGGAGGCGTCAGGATCGAGGACGACGTGATCGTCCTGCCCGGCGGCTGCGAAGTGATCACGTCCGCGTCCCCCACGGCGCTCAGGCTGCTCTTCCCGGCGTAGGTGCGAAGTTTCCCGACTGGAAGTGTCCGGTCGGCGACGATAGACAAATCAAGCGGAGAAAAGAAAGGAAGTGGAAAGGAAATGAACAAGTTCAGAACAGCGGCACTCGCCCTCCTTCTTGCCCTGACGTTCTGCCTGCCCGCCGTGGCGGTGGAACTGCGGCTCGCCCAGGTGGCCGACGTGTCGAGCCTCGACCCTCATAAGGTGAGCGACATATACTCGGCGAACGTCATCCGGCAGATTTACAGCAACTTGGTGCAGGTGAACGAGGACATGGAGATCGTTCCCGATCTCGCCGAAAAGTGGGAAAACCCCGATGACCTCACGTGGATCTTCCACCTCCGCAAGGGCGTGAAGTTCCACAACGGCGAGCCCTTCACCGCTGCCGCCGTGAAATATTCCATCGAGCGGATCAAGGACCCCAAGACCGCCTCTCCCGGCGCCACCCACCTGAAGGAAGTGGCCTCAGTGGAAGTGTTGGATGACTACACGGTGAAGATTGTGACGAAGCACCCCTTCGCCCCCATGCTCATGAGCCTGACGCGGTACGAAACTTCCATCCTGAACGAGAAGGCTGTGGAGGCTGCGGGAGCGGACTACGGCAGCAAGGCCGCCGTCGGCACCGGCCCCTTCAAGTTTGAGAGCTGGTCCCGGGGCGACAAGGTGGTCTTGGTGAAGAACGCCGACTATTTCCGAGGACCCGCCGCCATCGATACGGTGGTGTACCGGGGCATCCCCGAGGATGCTACCCGCTTGGTGGAGCTTGAGTCCGGCGGCATCGACCTCATCCCCGGCAACTTCCCCTACCAGGAGTTCGCCAACATCGAGAAGAACGACAAGTATCTCACCTACAAGGTTCCTGCCATGTCCACTCTCTACATGGGGCTGAACACCGAAGTGAAGCCCCTGGGAGAAAAGCTCGTGCGCCAGGCCATGAACTACGCCGTGGACAAGCAGGGCATTGTGGACGCCGTATACTTCGGTTTCGCCACGCCGTCCCGCGGCCCGCTCTCCCCGGTAATCTGGGGATTCGACCCCGCAAGAAAAGCGGCCTATCCCTACAACCCCGAAAAAGCCCGTGAACTCCTGAAGCAGGCCGGGTACGCCGACGGTTTTGACATGACCATCTACTCCGACAACAGGACCGAGCGGCGCAACGCCGCGGAACTGATCCAGGCCTACCTTGCCGAAGTGGGCATCCGGGCCCGGATTGAGCTCATGGAGTGGAGCGCCCTGCTCTCCACCTCCGCCAAGGGCATCGGCGGGGCCTTCATGCTGGGCTGGACGGGTACGGGAGACGCCGACGGCGGACTGACGCCCGTTTATCACTCGGCCAACATCGGTTCCTCCAACCGGTTCCGCTACAAGAACGAAGCCCTCGACGCCCTTCTCGAGAAAGGCACGGCCACCCTCGATCAGGAGGCCAGGAAGAAGGTTTACGCCGAGGCCCAGGAGCTTATCGTCGAAGAATGCCCCTTGGTCTTCTTGATCAGTCAGGAACTGCTGGGTGCGTCCACGAGCAAGGTCAAGGGGTTCAAGCTGTACCCGAACATGATCAGCCCCCTGTATTCCGTCACCCTCGCCGAGTAACCCCAATCGACAGAACGCCGGCGGGCTGCCTTACAACGGGCCCGTCGGACTTCATTTTTCGGAGGATAGGATCCATGCTTCGTTATTTTCTCAAGAGGCTCATGTTCCTCATCCCGGTGCTGCTGGGCGTTTCGGTGGTGATCTTCTCCATCGTCCACCTGGCGCCGGGAGACCCCGCCGAGGTCATGCTCGGCCCCAGCGCTACCCAGGAGGAAATTTCCAACCTGAGGGAGCAGCTCGGACTTACCAAGCCTTTATACGTCCAGTACGGCATTTTTCTCAAAAACGCCCTCAAAGGTGACCTCGGACGGTCCATCAAAAGCAACGCCCCGGTGGTGGACGAGATACTTGAGCGGTTCCCCGTCACCCTGACTCTCGCGGTGCTCGGCATGATCTTCGCCATCGTCATCGGCCTGCCGCTGGGAATCCTGGCGGCATTGAAACAAAACACCTGGGTGGACGCCTTATGCAGCTTCTTTGCCCTGGTGGGCTTTTCCATACCCAACTTCTGGGTCGGCCTGATGCTCATGCTGCTGCTTTCCATCTATATCCCCATTCTGCCGTCGTCGGGCTTCGACTCCTGGAAAAACCTCATCATGCCCACCATCGTCCTCGGAATCCAGACCATGGCGGTGATCGCGCGGATGACTCGGTCGAGCATGCTCGAGGTTATCCGGCAGGATTACGTCCGCACCGCCCGGGCCAAGGGCATCTCCGACCGGCTGGTGCTCACCAGGCATATCCTCGGCAACGTGCTCATCCCCGTGGTGACCATTGCGGGGATTTATTTCGGCCACCAGCTCGGCGGCGTGGTCATCACCGAGACAATCTTTTCCATTCCGGGCCTCGGACGGCTTATCGTGGATGCCATCCGCGCCCAGGACTACCCCGTGGTCCAGGGGGGCGTGCTGTTCTTCGCCCTGTGCGTGGGGATCGTGAATCTTCTGGTTGACTTGCTCTACGCTGTGCTGGACCCGAGGATCAAGGCCCAGTACCGG
It encodes the following:
- a CDS encoding glutathione ABC transporter substrate-binding protein, translated to MNKFRTAALALLLALTFCLPAVAVELRLAQVADVSSLDPHKVSDIYSANVIRQIYSNLVQVNEDMEIVPDLAEKWENPDDLTWIFHLRKGVKFHNGEPFTAAAVKYSIERIKDPKTASPGATHLKEVASVEVLDDYTVKIVTKHPFAPMLMSLTRYETSILNEKAVEAAGADYGSKAAVGTGPFKFESWSRGDKVVLVKNADYFRGPAAIDTVVYRGIPEDATRLVELESGGIDLIPGNFPYQEFANIEKNDKYLTYKVPAMSTLYMGLNTEVKPLGEKLVRQAMNYAVDKQGIVDAVYFGFATPSRGPLSPVIWGFDPARKAAYPYNPEKARELLKQAGYADGFDMTIYSDNRTERRNAAELIQAYLAEVGIRARIELMEWSALLSTSAKGIGGAFMLGWTGTGDADGGLTPVYHSANIGSSNRFRYKNEALDALLEKGTATLDQEARKKVYAEAQELIVEECPLVFLISQELLGASTSKVKGFKLYPNMISPLYSVTLAE
- a CDS encoding Xaa-Pro peptidase family protein, yielding MTDNTDRRFSGRLARLHEELDKIGADGLMVFSSELDNRPGIQYFSGFTGSFAVLVLGRNGGRLVTDSRYFLQAEEESFFPLVRMEDRDPWPAVGQALRELDVKILAVEDDRLTLERGRALGKIASSVVGTSGLVRRIRAVKDEDELAVLRRSARIAAEAFEAFLPAVRPGRTEAEIAADLVHEIRKRGAQQMAKGHFVTASGPRGARPHGVFSGRVLERGDFITMDFGALLDGYVSDITRTVGLGEPDPKLVEIYHIVEEARKRAVAAVSSSTTGRDVDRAARDYIASKGWGDHFTHSTGHGIGLELHELPVVNRLNEEKLPAGAVVTIEPGIYVEGLGGVRIEDDVIVLPGGCEVITSASPTALRLLFPA
- the nikB gene encoding nickel ABC transporter permease, whose amino-acid sequence is MLRYFLKRLMFLIPVLLGVSVVIFSIVHLAPGDPAEVMLGPSATQEEISNLREQLGLTKPLYVQYGIFLKNALKGDLGRSIKSNAPVVDEILERFPVTLTLAVLGMIFAIVIGLPLGILAALKQNTWVDALCSFFALVGFSIPNFWVGLMLMLLLSIYIPILPSSGFDSWKNLIMPTIVLGIQTMAVIARMTRSSMLEVIRQDYVRTARAKGISDRLVLTRHILGNVLIPVVTIAGIYFGHQLGGVVITETIFSIPGLGRLIVDAIRAQDYPVVQGGVLFFALCVGIVNLLVDLLYAVLDPRIKAQYRAAK